The segment acagactggagtaatgatgctgaaaattcagctttgtttcacagaaataaattgtattttaaagtatgtaaaaagaaaaaaaaagaaaactgtcattttaaatttcaataatatttcacaaaattgcaATTGATGCATccttaacattaaaatataattatgttgtGACATTATCATCACAAATATGGtcaaaatatatagaaattctcattaacataatgtaaaaaaaaaagaaaaaaaaaacagtaatggaAATCATCTGGTCCTGATACAATTGTATTAGATTCTGTATGACACATACTTCaatgatttacaaatattttattatgaaatataatgcAAGTTATTActtgttaaaatattactttattattttggtGTAAAATGCTCATCGTTTTCCCTGAatcaaaaatagatttttcttGGGTCAAAATTCTTATCCATTGATTTAGTCAAATTTTAGCTTAAGCCATTTAAGTTCTGCATCATACAGTAGACTTTTGATAGCGATGTGGCTTTAAATGGCATATAAAGGTGTTAATCATCATCTTACCCAGTTTAAACATTGATCAGTTATAAACAAAGTGATTTACATTTCCAAGAATTCACCCTGTGTATTCAACCCAAGAGACTTTGCATGTCAGCatgtttctttcatttatttaactcGCTTGCAAATGCTACAAAGCATGAAACTGTGAAAGCTATACCAGTAAAGAAAGATGAGGACACATGTTTTAAGAAACAACTTTAATTCAACAACAAATTCACTTTAACAGGAATGGTATTACATTGGCACTTGGGCTAGTGCTATTACAGTAATGCAGGGTTCTACAGTTGGATGTCGTGTTTAAAAAGTTCCTTGCAATCCAAtacagaaaaaggaaaaaaagtgtAGCATACAGTCACAGTATTAGGACTGACTTTAATTccttctaaatattaaaaaaagcatcacatcaaaccaaaatatgttagtcaccaTAGAGAAAATTTTGCTGCTCCTGAAGAGTATCGGTAGTTTCTGCTACTCAGCATTCTGTGAAAGATAACAGTGCATTTTAATACAGTATACCAGAATGAAATGCATTTCtaatttccatttaaaaaaaaaaacattcacaacTGGTTTCAGCTAAAATACCTCTACTAGGAGGCCTCTCCCTCTTTGACCTTGTTCTCCCCTTCAATCTCTTCCACTCCTGCCTGAGTCATCAGGTCTGCTATATTCTTCTCTAGATCATCAATGCGGGTGCTCATTTCATCAAGTGAAGCTTGTTAAGGAAGATGCGAGCAAGTACAGGTAATACCACCATTCATATTCATATCAAGGCACTGAGTGCATGGCTAACACTATGTTCTTAGTATATTTTGAGTGTTAACAAAATGTATGTCTAAACCTACATAGTAGTACTTAAagcatttacttaaaacatTTGGATTTTTGTAGATAGTTCTGTGGTGAAAATGTGGAGctcaaatatatatgaaaacattTGTATGAATCTGCTAATGAGTTTGTGAAATGCTCTTGCTGTTCTATAATGGTGGTTCTGGCAATTCAGTGGTTAAAGATCTGGAATAATCCCTTAAAGGATGACGGTTTAGAGCTTggaatagagggtttgcacttatgtcacaAGTCAAAAGTTGCAGTTAATATACTACTAAACACGGTTTCCTGCGTGTAGAACCCGCTAAATCATATAAAGAAGGACTTGTTAAGCAGGAAATGCCTCAATAGTTTGactaactaaagttaataggtggtaaagatacgtacaagcagtattaattaatatatcagCCTattatttcacctacctgaccggaaattaATAGAACAAACAGGAATGTTGTGAAAATTCTTGCCccggaaatcctggttcagtttagCCGACCACAAAcggacagttttttgcactcttctccttgatttgttataacttttggcagacTATAGTActctaaatgtttttcctggtctgaccgattagtacagcccaaaacatgataGTAATTTACcaatttcagcagcaataatcagcaaaatgtaCGAGTTTCGTTGGTTAAGTGGTATTGTTTACATtaagtgccaccaatatggccaactgatgacgcgtcgtgaaaactctatatgtgaccctggaccacaaaaccagtcttaagtcgctggggtttatttgtagcaatagccaaaaatacattgtatgggtcaaaaattgattttttttttttttttctatggcaaaaatcattaggaaattaagtaaagatcatgttccatgaagatattttgtaaaattcctactgtaaacgtatgaaaacttaatttttaattagtaatatacattgttaagaacattatttgaagaactttaaaggtgattttctcaatattttgttttttttttggaaccctcagattcctgagttttaaatagttgtatctcggccaaatattgtcctatcctaacaaaccatacatcaatgaaaagcttattctgctttcatatgatgtataaatctcaattttgaaaacatgacccttacgactggttttgtgatcctgggtcacatatagttAAGACCCCCTCTCGCCTTTGTACCACAAGGTTTTCTTAGGTTCTATGAAGGTAAgttaaatttaagacttttagaccaaataaaaaaatttgatgACCACATTGAGTTGAAATGGCAGCAAGTCAAAGACTCTTTAGACGTTTGCACTGAggaaaaaattcatttttagcattatatgCAATAATTAATGCCATGACTATGGATCTAAGACGTTCTGCTCTGATTTGagattttttctttcatttgtggAAGTGCAAATTAACACTTCTAAAGACCTGCAaaaaccctggttccctgagtaAGGCATTTTTGCTCCTATTCCTTTCAGATAGActgtatgtgaaatataaatgacAACTGATCTCATTTAAAGACCTCTAAACAGCTTGCTGTGATATTGAAATTTGAGGCATAGCCTCAGGGACTATTGCGGCCTCACTGAAAAATTATACAGATATAACGTTACCAAAAACAAGAAAGGATATTTCTCCCGATGATCTGGTCTGACATTGTCTGGAACTTATCCTGCATCTGCTGCAGCAATGTCTGCACCTGTTAGGGAGAAACATCCAGATAATCTAGCTAATATGTAAAACGCATAAACATATGCAAATACATCAAGTCAAAAGATGTAATAAATAAGCTTGTTAAGTCACAACAATTATATTCTCAGTCAAATCTACTTTGAAGTTATAAACGAAGCTTATGTCGCATCAAAATAATCTAAGTAGAACAGATAAACAGGGCCTAGCATTAGCCTACCTTAGTAAACCACAAACAAATGTCGTTCGTTATCAAACTTACCACTGCTGTGAGATCCTGCACCGATTTGGGGTCTGTCTCTgccatatttattaaataaataatctgtacAACTGCAAAAAGATGTGTATTCGTCTACAAATCGTGTATCTTCTCAGCACTTTGCTTCAAATGATCAGCTGTTGGCTAAATCACGGAGTTGTGAAAAATATCGCGAGATTTTAGAAACCTCTTAGCGAGAGATTCCCACAGCTGCAGGCAGGCAAATCAGCCTCTGGCGTGATCAGACGAGCAGTAGCAGGACAGTGCACACCCAATGATGCAGTTATTTAATCTGTTAAAACCATTGACAGGTTACAACAGGATAGGCTAGaatctatttaaataattcagctgtttttgttgcGAAATACAAACATGGTTATTCTTGGTCCATTTCAGGTTAAGGTACTAGCAGAGATTACCAACAGGCTTTATGAGATACATATTTTGACCTAGCaattttttcaaagaaaacagACGTAGGTTTATGGGTAAAATAATATGCAAGTTGTTGTTTATACATGGTATAGCCTACAAGAAAGggacattgttttgttgtttgttaccACGTACCGTTCCAATAATTTaacctcaaaatgaaaacaatggaAGTAGTAGCGCTACTCAAACAAATTTTGGTTTGATAAGATCTCGTGGTGttctctgtttatttgtttctttcctCTTCCTCTCTGTAACACTAGACCGATGAGAGCTGCGCGGTCAAGCCCACATCTCCAAACTGCATCAGCCTGATTTAGACTAGATGATGGCTAGATGAGACAGCATATGCTCATGAGTGTGTGTGCTGCTGATATTATAGTTGTCAAACAAGTCTTCGCCCGAAACAAGGTATGCTTGAACTTCCtaagtttttttccccccttcttTGCAGTTGCAACTTCTTTCTTTTATATCAAGCTGCTTCGTTTTAAAGCGAAACCCGCGCGGCGAAACTCTGCTGAATGTGCATAAAGAGTTTTGAGTTTAGCTTTTGAAAACGAAAAGCGCTGTGGTGTTTTGTGCATTGCGTTTAACTGCTGATCGGAGAGTTGTTGCACGCGATACTGCATACTGAGATTCACTTTGATTTATCAGGTTCACTTGACACGCAGTCGATAAAATATGCACAGTTGCACACCCGGATTCATATATCCCCGAAAGGTTTGTCCATATCCTTGTAATGATTTGCGATGTCCTGTTCGTGGACGAATTGTTCTTTTGAATCGGATCTTTTTCAGTGAATTGTTTGAAACGGTTCAGCGGTGTACTGTTCGTAAACGAATTGTTCTTTTGAATCGGAtctttttcaataaaatgtttgaACGTGCAAAAAAAAAGGTCCGAACGATGTCGTTCacgaataaaaactaaaacatttgcGGTTCTCAAATTAATCGAGTGGGTTGGAGTGAATTCTTTCGGATAAGTCCGATTCGTTTATATAACTTTGAAGTGAATAAAGGATTTAGctgacagtgttggggaaagttactaaAAGTAGCCCTAATggattacaatattgcgttactccctaaaaagataactaattatgctccctagttactttttatgtaaagtaatgcgttacgttacttttgctttactttttaaatctggggtGGCTCTTGTGTTTGTTGGGGTTTTTTTAAGTTCTGTTTTTGCCCTTTCAaaccaaaagtgaaataaataagactcaggctgaaggaaatgtgAATTAAAGTTTGTACAGTAGAACACAGGAGAATGAAGTTGAACATGCTTCAGCATTAAAAAACgaagcacaaatgttaaatgttagtCTAAagcaatttttgcttattagtatggctgaattaggtcatcgaaggtcagcagtaAAAACGTTAGTTAATacaatgggattaaatacatatgtgttatttaacaaattGAATTATTGCAAGTTTGCCACATATTTTGAGATCACCTGTGCACTTTAGGCTACTCCTGACTTCCCTCAACATGGGGACGGGAGAGCTATCAGTCAGTCAATTGGAAAACAAAGCAACTtatgttacttatttgaaaaagtaacaaagatattttcttgtaaattaaaaagtaatgtgttactttactagttatttgaaaaaagtaatctgattacgtaacgtGCATTACCCCTAACTCCTATAAATGATAAGTCAAAAAGTTGCTTTAACTGTCAAATATCTGAAATATTAACTAATACAACTGACAAAATTTACATCTCATTTGTATGGTGGTTTTAAACAACATCCTGTGTTGTGGTAAATAAGTTGtactatttaatactgtaaattcAAATCAACTTATATTTAGgcatcatttacatttaatgcgTTGAACTGTGGCTGTGACAAACTAGACTTAGTCACATGATTAAACTCTTAAAacgtaaaatataataaatataaatacacagctTTATTCTTTAATCGAATGCTTTTAGATTTTACGATACTTGATGAAAAATAATCACTGAATAGGATCGATTGAAATGAATTGTTCAAAAGAATCGACTCAAATGATTCAGACTCCTCATCACTAAAAATAGTCTTAGTAGCAGTTCACACGAGGCTTCGTTGCTCTTAAAACTATTAGCGTGCGATTAAATGGAAGTTTAATGATTTTCTAAGATGCAATTGTTAAAAAGtgtacagaaaaagaaaaatttgaaaCGCAATGCAGTGACAAACCCACTCTTTAGGTTGGAACTAACTTAAGGGATTTTACTGCTGTCCACATTTCCTGCTGGATCCAGTTTCTAAAGAGCATAACACAGACGTGCACATTGCATTATATGAAGTGCCTCAAACATACCAAACATATTTTATGCCCATGTTCGCCATTCCAGAAAAATGATAGGCTTTTTATGTCCGGCAAAGCTAAGTCTATTTACAGTAGGTGTGGATCTAGACATCTGTTCATGTAGGAGACACAAAAGTGAGAGAGGTGGAGACATGTCAGAAGAGCCCAACCCCCTACGGAATGCAGAAGTTATGCAACACCTCTATGTACAGTAGCAGCTCTCTTTGCTGGACCTTTAGGTACTTGGTAACGAGTACTTGGTTCCAGCTGACTTCATG is part of the Labeo rohita strain BAU-BD-2019 chromosome 18, IGBB_LRoh.1.0, whole genome shotgun sequence genome and harbors:
- the hsbp1b gene encoding heat shock factor-binding protein 1b; its protein translation is MAETDPKSVQDLTAVVQTLLQQMQDKFQTMSDQIIGRIDEMSTRIDDLEKNIADLMTQAGVEEIEGENKVKEGEAS